Proteins from a single region of Bacteroidales bacterium:
- a CDS encoding polysaccharide deacetylase family protein, translated as MKAKYFVILILLAVLGLVVYQMIRIEDAREKKAEQVTENDIDEPIQFLTKDELKKIYGQVDYYTMAGDDYFKVLQPKIVDGNEKNIWESLYLKGVNIGVAMPGYFPVEFSLKFNDYLKWFKQIGEMNSNVIRVYTILPPEFYDALAYYNLHNQNKKLYLIQGIWAEEPSDRNYFNADFTKKYQREIRNAVDVINGNASLKPKIGHAHGVYVSNISKYVIGWLLGREWEPKSVIYTNNENKISQYSGNFITINNGTAMEVWLAKMMDYTTQYETQKYFKQHPISFINWLPLDPMYHNYEFIENDKIREYDNDLVGVDFMKFNATELFEPGIYAAYHVYPYYPDFIFMEEEYTSAINKRGYKDNFLGYLNDLKKHVGDIPLLIAEYGLPSSRGVSHYNPLGFNQGGYSEAQQASLSSVLTEDIFDSKCAGGLFFEWIDEWFKHNWLVMDFEQPAERRKLWHNMENPEQNFGILAVESRSKTIDGNLHDWKNIPDDTDKNYIVADADAAYFYLAAHLPNLDLVKNKLYVAFDTYDKKKGDHKLPFLNKEIDNGIEFLLKVESTSDAKILVDDQYSLLTDIVKNIIPVYASKYNNNGKFIEQLLIANREKETLKGKKIDSICFNRSILQSGNSSKPETSNADWYWDDKTKTLELRLSWPLLNVSDPSSKSVLDDIAGTPDIEYTETSGFNIFYYITDKKDKLLNENSNSYFYSWDTWEKPEFTTRLKPVYDSLQLLFGNLNIPKHFFETKETVTEKFSVCNFYENKQGAISITFDDADYSQFEYALPVLGKYAIKANFGIVNSWLGNSPSLIAEDGSFNIKRLGLPQVQDIIYEGHEISFHGNYHKNYSSLTLEEITKDFKDSKESLEKKLNTKISVIHYPYSGSNDKVVKAAQNAGFLFGRTGEKSDVSNENNDFMKLNSIVFLNSQTPTINELDSIITNSKNSWTILLYHHLFPLVSKEYKLYKKHNVVNTYTVTPYEFVKQIRLIRNSGYWIAPISSIGKYIKERKNAVIKTSRNGNSIFLRIDNTLDSEIYNHPLTIQFETNNKKFRITNCAADGIYNARDNKLFFNVYPNQDITIEILD; from the coding sequence ATGAAAGCTAAATACTTTGTAATATTAATATTGCTGGCTGTACTGGGTTTGGTTGTTTATCAAATGATACGGATTGAAGATGCCCGTGAGAAAAAAGCAGAACAGGTTACAGAAAATGATATTGACGAACCTATACAATTTCTCACTAAAGATGAATTAAAAAAAATATATGGGCAGGTTGACTATTACACAATGGCAGGGGATGATTATTTCAAAGTACTACAACCCAAAATAGTTGATGGTAATGAAAAAAATATTTGGGAAAGCCTGTATTTAAAAGGAGTAAACATAGGTGTTGCCATGCCAGGATACTTCCCTGTTGAGTTTTCACTAAAGTTTAACGATTACCTTAAATGGTTTAAACAAATCGGGGAAATGAACTCCAATGTTATTCGTGTATACACAATACTACCGCCCGAATTTTACGATGCATTAGCATATTACAATTTACACAACCAGAATAAAAAACTTTATCTTATACAGGGAATATGGGCTGAAGAGCCGAGCGACCGAAATTATTTTAACGCAGACTTCACAAAAAAGTATCAACGTGAAATACGAAATGCTGTTGATGTAATAAATGGCAATGCATCATTAAAGCCTAAAATCGGGCATGCTCACGGAGTTTATGTTTCCAATATTTCAAAATATGTGATTGGGTGGTTGCTTGGGCGTGAATGGGAACCCAAATCAGTAATATATACGAATAATGAAAATAAAATTTCTCAGTACTCAGGTAATTTCATCACCATCAACAATGGTACTGCAATGGAAGTGTGGCTTGCCAAAATGATGGATTACACCACACAATATGAAACACAGAAATATTTTAAACAACACCCTATATCATTTATAAACTGGCTACCCTTAGACCCGATGTATCATAATTATGAGTTTATCGAAAACGATAAGATTAGGGAATATGACAATGATCTAGTGGGTGTTGATTTCATGAAATTCAATGCTACTGAATTATTCGAGCCTGGTATTTATGCAGCATACCACGTTTATCCTTATTACCCCGATTTTATATTCATGGAAGAAGAATACACCTCGGCGATTAACAAACGTGGTTATAAAGATAATTTTCTCGGCTACCTGAACGATTTAAAAAAACATGTTGGAGACATTCCCCTTCTGATCGCGGAATATGGACTTCCTTCGAGCAGAGGTGTAAGTCATTACAATCCTCTGGGTTTTAACCAGGGTGGCTATAGCGAAGCACAACAGGCATCGTTATCTTCTGTGTTAACAGAGGATATTTTCGATTCAAAATGTGCAGGAGGTTTATTCTTTGAGTGGATTGACGAATGGTTTAAACATAACTGGCTTGTTATGGATTTTGAACAACCTGCTGAAAGAAGAAAACTTTGGCATAATATGGAAAATCCGGAACAAAATTTCGGGATACTTGCAGTTGAATCACGCAGCAAAACTATCGATGGAAATTTACATGACTGGAAAAATATTCCCGATGATACTGATAAAAATTATATTGTTGCTGATGCTGATGCAGCTTATTTTTATCTTGCAGCACATCTTCCAAATCTGGACCTCGTAAAAAATAAATTATATGTTGCGTTCGATACATATGATAAGAAAAAAGGCGATCACAAACTTCCATTTTTAAATAAAGAAATTGATAATGGCATAGAATTCCTTTTAAAAGTCGAATCAACAAGTGATGCAAAAATACTTGTTGATGACCAATATTCATTGTTAACGGATATAGTTAAAAACATTATACCCGTTTACGCTTCAAAATATAATAATAACGGAAAATTTATTGAGCAGTTATTAATTGCAAACCGTGAAAAAGAAACTTTAAAAGGAAAAAAAATTGATTCAATATGTTTTAACCGAAGTATATTACAATCAGGAAATAGCAGCAAACCCGAAACATCTAATGCCGACTGGTACTGGGATGATAAAACAAAAACGCTTGAACTAAGGCTTTCATGGCCATTGCTGAATGTCAGCGACCCTTCATCAAAATCGGTACTCGATGATATTGCAGGAACTCCCGACATAGAATATACCGAGACATCAGGGTTTAATATTTTTTATTATATCACGGATAAAAAAGATAAGCTTCTCAATGAAAATTCCAATTCATATTTTTATTCATGGGATACATGGGAAAAACCTGAATTTACTACAAGGTTAAAACCTGTATATGATTCGCTTCAATTGCTTTTCGGCAACCTAAATATTCCTAAACATTTTTTTGAGACAAAAGAAACAGTTACTGAAAAATTTTCAGTATGTAATTTTTATGAAAATAAACAAGGTGCAATTTCAATAACCTTCGATGATGCCGATTACAGCCAGTTCGAATATGCTCTTCCTGTTCTTGGCAAGTATGCTATAAAAGCCAATTTTGGAATTGTAAATTCATGGCTTGGCAATTCACCTTCGCTAATTGCGGAAGATGGCAGCTTTAATATTAAAAGATTAGGATTGCCACAAGTGCAAGATATAATTTATGAAGGTCACGAAATTTCATTTCATGGAAATTATCATAAAAATTACAGTAGTCTTACATTGGAAGAAATCACAAAAGACTTTAAAGATTCTAAAGAAAGTCTGGAGAAAAAATTAAATACTAAAATATCGGTAATTCACTATCCTTATTCCGGTTCTAATGACAAAGTTGTAAAAGCTGCACAAAATGCGGGATTCCTGTTTGGCCGTACAGGTGAAAAATCAGATGTATCGAATGAGAACAATGATTTCATGAAACTCAACAGCATTGTATTTTTAAATTCACAAACTCCAACAATCAATGAACTTGATTCAATAATTACTAATTCAAAAAATTCATGGACCATATTATTGTATCATCATCTATTTCCATTGGTATCAAAAGAATACAAGCTATACAAAAAACATAATGTTGTAAATACTTACACCGTTACACCATATGAATTTGTCAAACAAATCAGGTTAATTCGTAATTCAGGTTATTGGATAGCACCTATTTCATCAATTGGAAAATATATTAAAGAAAGAAAAAATGCTGTCATAAAAACTTCACGAAATGGAAACTCAATTTTCCTTCGCATTGATAATACGTTAGACTCTGAAATTTATAACCATCCGCTTACCATTCAATTTGAAACAAATAATAAAAAATTCAGGATTACTAATTGTGCAGCAGATGGAATATACAATGCAAGAGACAATAAATTATTTTTTAATGTTTATCCAAATCAAGATATAACAATTGAAATTTTAGACTGA
- a CDS encoding Fic/DOC family N-terminal domain-containing protein encodes MGHKAPYHILDKLPPKREKVETLKILRQVNKTAAALAELKGFTKTIPNQAMLINAIVIQEAKGSSEIENIITTQDELYKALTINKTNISPQTKEVVNYRKAIIHGFKIVTKQGFLKVNDIISIQQELVNNTAGIRSLPGTVLKNDKTGEVVYTPPQDKNEILDLLSNFITHYNQNDSDLNPLINLAILHYQFESIHPFYDGNGRTGRILNILYLILNHLIDIPILYLSSYIIQNKTKYYKLLNLVNKTGEWEEWILFMLRAIETTSLQTIEKIYLIRQLLEKTIQKAQLKAPKIYKKELIELLFEQPYSKIEFVVNYLNVERKAASRYLKELEQIGIIKSQKVGRETIYINHKIIEILKG; translated from the coding sequence ATGGGACACAAAGCACCATATCATATTCTTGATAAACTTCCACCCAAAAGAGAGAAGGTGGAAACATTAAAAATTCTCAGACAAGTAAATAAGACTGCCGCTGCTTTAGCCGAATTAAAAGGCTTTACAAAAACTATCCCAAACCAGGCAATGCTGATAAATGCTATTGTAATACAAGAAGCTAAAGGAAGTTCAGAAATAGAAAATATCATAACTACACAAGATGAACTTTACAAAGCATTAACAATTAACAAAACGAATATCTCTCCTCAAACAAAAGAAGTAGTAAATTACAGAAAAGCTATTATTCATGGATTTAAAATTGTTACGAAACAAGGGTTTTTAAAAGTAAATGATATTATCAGCATTCAACAGGAACTGGTTAACAATACTGCCGGAATAAGAAGCTTACCCGGAACTGTTTTAAAAAATGATAAAACTGGAGAAGTTGTATACACTCCACCTCAAGACAAAAATGAGATTTTAGATTTACTATCAAACTTCATTACGCATTATAATCAAAATGATTCTGACTTAAATCCTTTGATTAATCTTGCAATACTTCATTACCAATTTGAAAGTATCCACCCATTTTACGATGGCAATGGCAGAACCGGACGTATTCTAAATATTTTATATTTAATTCTAAATCATTTGATAGATATACCTATTTTATATCTTAGCTCATATATCATTCAAAATAAAACAAAATACTATAAACTTTTAAACCTAGTAAATAAAACTGGGGAATGGGAAGAGTGGATATTATTCATGTTAAGGGCTATTGAAACAACTTCTTTGCAAACTATTGAAAAAATTTATCTTATCCGACAATTGCTTGAGAAGACCATTCAGAAAGCACAACTAAAAGCGCCAAAAATATACAAAAAGGAATTAATTGAATTATTATTTGAACAACCGTATTCGAAAATTGAATTTGTCGTGAATTATTTGAATGTAGAAAGAAAAGCTGCTTCACGATATTTAAAAGAGTTAGAACAAATTGGAATTATAAAATCTCAAAAAGTTGGACGTGAAACAATTTATATCAATCACAAAATAATAGAGATATTGAAAGGATAA
- the aroE gene encoding shikimate dehydrogenase (AroE; catalyzes the conversion of shikimate to 3-dehydroshikimate), whose product MNLYGLIGYPLTHSFSAQYFSEKFFRENIHDCRYELFPIKDISEIEFLVKNNIDLKGLNVTIPYKEIIIPFLASIDNTAKEIGAVNTIKIIDNKNFILHGYNTDAFGFEESFKPILKKNHTKALILGNGGASKAVAYVLKKLGIEFLFVTRNKKIINESIFYSDLNKEFIKSHLIIINTTPLGMYPETHTAPDIPYHFISNEHILYDLVYNPSETIFMKRGIEQKAIVKNGLEMLYLQAEKAWTIWNG is encoded by the coding sequence ATGAACCTATACGGACTAATCGGTTACCCACTCACCCACTCGTTTTCGGCGCAATATTTCAGTGAGAAATTTTTCAGGGAAAATATTCACGATTGCCGTTATGAATTATTTCCTATTAAAGATATTTCTGAAATTGAATTCCTTGTAAAAAATAATATTGATTTAAAAGGTTTGAATGTTACTATTCCTTATAAAGAAATCATTATTCCTTTTCTCGCATCAATTGATAATACAGCAAAAGAAATAGGTGCAGTTAATACAATAAAAATTATCGATAATAAGAATTTCATTCTACACGGATACAATACCGATGCATTTGGTTTTGAAGAAAGCTTCAAACCGATATTGAAAAAAAATCACACGAAAGCATTAATACTTGGTAATGGCGGGGCTTCCAAAGCAGTTGCATATGTTCTAAAAAAACTTGGAATAGAATTTTTATTTGTTACACGAAATAAAAAAATCATTAATGAATCAATTTTTTATTCTGATTTGAACAAAGAATTTATTAAGTCGCATTTAATTATCATCAACACCACTCCTTTAGGAATGTATCCTGAAACACACACTGCGCCTGACATTCCTTATCATTTCATTTCAAATGAACATATCTTGTATGATCTTGTTTACAACCCTTCCGAAACTATTTTTATGAAACGAGGCATCGAACAAAAAGCAATTGTTAAGAATGGGTTAGAAATGCTTTACCTGCAAGCCGAAAAAGCCTGGACAATATGGAATGGGTAG
- a CDS encoding DnaJ domain-containing protein, whose product MINDYYQILGIPRNSTSEQIKQAYRIKAKLLHPDVSKKPDAKNLFQSLNEAYQVLINPEKRKWYDFKLKYPSTTGLRAQADNNRAHHTYESYYRAYTQSQKQKQEDELFSKLITKIIDNFLFYFLLISGALAIIFGIVQLVDEDETGMRGVVFGVWFLLLLLYGWRLMGKEMRKK is encoded by the coding sequence GTGATTAACGATTATTACCAGATATTAGGCATACCAAGAAACTCCACTTCAGAGCAAATTAAACAAGCGTATCGGATTAAAGCAAAACTTTTACACCCTGATGTAAGTAAAAAACCTGATGCTAAAAATCTTTTTCAATCGTTAAATGAAGCTTACCAGGTTTTGATAAATCCTGAAAAAAGAAAATGGTATGATTTTAAATTAAAATACCCATCAACAACAGGATTGAGAGCACAGGCAGATAATAACCGGGCTCATCACACATATGAATCCTACTATCGTGCATATACACAATCGCAGAAACAAAAGCAGGAAGACGAACTTTTCTCGAAATTGATTACTAAAATAATTGATAATTTTTTATTTTATTTTTTACTTATCTCAGGAGCATTGGCTATAATTTTCGGTATAGTACAACTTGTTGATGAAGATGAAACGGGAATGAGAGGAGTAGTTTTTGGCGTTTGGTTTTTATTACTTTTACTTTACGGTTGGCGATTGATGGGGAAAGAAATGAGGAAGAAGTAA
- the bioA gene encoding adenosylmethionine--8-amino-7-oxononanoate transaminase, with amino-acid sequence MNLCERDLQHVWHPYTQMKDAEVIGIERGEGAYLFDINNKKYIDAVSSWWVNTLGHTNKYIASKISEQLNKLEQVIFAGFTHQPAVELAERLLSILPENQKKIFFSDNGSTAVEVALKMSIQYWSNKGIKKNKIIAFRDAYHGDTFGAMSASGRSVFTRAFDDFLFDVIFIETPLKGCEERAFEELKISVFKNEPAAFIFEPLVLGAGGMLMYEPEILERMIHFCKQHNVITIADEVMTGFYRTGKLFATDYISEKPDIYCMSKGITGGFLPLGVTACNNNIFDAFISDDKTKTLYHGHSYTANPISCTAALAALDLYENKECEENVKRIENSHQIFFQNISSHPSVIDIRQRGTILAIEIKTSDNTGYINSIRDKAYKYFLEKGIILRPLGNVIYILPPYCINNSDLEYIYSEIENFLDMHCDQFIK; translated from the coding sequence ATGAATTTATGTGAGCGCGATCTTCAGCATGTATGGCATCCATATACACAAATGAAAGATGCTGAAGTAATCGGAATCGAAAGGGGAGAAGGGGCTTACCTTTTTGATATAAATAATAAAAAATATATTGATGCTGTTTCGTCATGGTGGGTGAATACTCTTGGTCATACGAATAAGTATATCGCATCAAAAATTTCCGAACAACTTAATAAACTGGAACAAGTAATATTTGCAGGTTTTACACATCAACCTGCTGTTGAACTTGCTGAACGCTTGCTCAGTATTTTACCGGAAAATCAGAAAAAAATATTTTTTTCCGATAATGGTTCTACTGCTGTTGAGGTAGCATTGAAAATGTCAATTCAATATTGGAGCAACAAAGGAATTAAAAAAAATAAGATCATTGCATTCCGCGATGCATACCATGGCGATACTTTTGGAGCAATGTCGGCAAGCGGGAGAAGTGTTTTTACAAGAGCTTTTGACGATTTTTTATTTGATGTGATATTCATTGAAACTCCTTTAAAAGGTTGTGAAGAGAGAGCTTTTGAAGAATTAAAAATTTCAGTTTTCAAAAATGAACCTGCTGCTTTTATTTTTGAACCTTTGGTTTTGGGTGCAGGTGGAATGTTAATGTATGAGCCGGAAATACTGGAGCGTATGATACATTTCTGTAAACAACATAATGTGATTACCATTGCCGATGAGGTGATGACAGGGTTTTACCGGACAGGAAAATTATTTGCTACAGATTATATTTCTGAAAAACCTGATATCTATTGTATGTCAAAAGGGATTACCGGTGGTTTTCTGCCATTGGGTGTTACAGCGTGTAATAATAATATTTTTGATGCGTTTATTTCTGACGATAAAACAAAAACTCTTTATCATGGTCATTCCTATACTGCCAATCCTATATCATGCACTGCTGCATTGGCAGCTCTCGATTTATATGAAAATAAGGAATGTGAAGAAAATGTAAAAAGAATAGAAAATTCACATCAAATATTTTTTCAAAATATTTCTTCTCATCCGTCGGTAATTGATATTCGCCAGCGTGGCACCATCCTGGCTATTGAAATAAAAACTTCTGACAACACCGGGTACATAAATTCAATAAGAGATAAAGCATATAAATATTTTTTAGAAAAAGGAATTATTCTGCGTCCGTTAGGAAATGTGATATATATTTTACCTCCTTATTGCATAAACAATTCCGACCTTGAATATATTTATTCTGAAATTGAAAATTTTCTTGATATGCATTGTGATCAATTTATAAAATAG
- the plsY gene encoding glycerol-3-phosphate 1-O-acyltransferase PlsY, with amino-acid sequence MEYDFITFHTVLILILAYFIGSIPTAVCVGKWFYGIDVRDYGSKNAGATNTIRVLGPRAGVPVFIIDVMKGFLAVNLAYYFCKDDFGTHNEFFAFYEVILAFIAILGHVLPIFARFKGGKGIATSLGVTLAMLPDAALVIFVIFTIILFVSHFVSLSSMISAFIFPFISYFVFGHDEYAYILFSIIVTIFIFFTHRKNIRRLRNGEESKFFFKKKEPLITKS; translated from the coding sequence ATGGAATACGATTTTATTACTTTTCATACAGTATTAATTTTAATATTGGCTTATTTTATTGGGTCAATACCAACTGCTGTATGTGTTGGAAAATGGTTTTATGGAATAGATGTAAGAGATTATGGCAGCAAAAATGCAGGTGCAACTAATACGATAAGAGTATTGGGACCCAGGGCAGGGGTGCCTGTTTTTATTATTGATGTAATGAAAGGTTTTCTTGCTGTAAATCTGGCGTACTATTTTTGTAAAGATGATTTTGGTACACATAACGAGTTTTTTGCTTTTTATGAAGTAATACTTGCTTTCATAGCTATTTTAGGACATGTATTACCCATATTTGCCAGGTTCAAGGGAGGAAAAGGAATTGCTACTTCGCTGGGGGTTACCTTAGCAATGTTGCCCGATGCCGCTCTTGTTATTTTTGTTATTTTTACTATAATTTTATTTGTTTCTCATTTTGTATCGTTAAGCTCTATGATATCAGCATTTATTTTTCCTTTTATTTCATATTTTGTTTTTGGGCATGATGAATATGCATATATATTATTTTCTATTATAGTAACTATATTTATATTTTTTACTCATAGGAAAAATATTCGGAGATTGAGAAATGGTGAAGAATCTAAATTCTTCTTTAAAAAGAAAGAACCTTTGATTACAAAATCGTAA